In Desulforhopalus sp., a single genomic region encodes these proteins:
- the flgL gene encoding flagellar hook-associated protein FlgL, translated as MKVTENSTYRLMQTNLDRITNDLAELRNQGATGLILNKPSDDPGAIRPVLTTRSQLMQNDRYLETMGQAGDKMAAADGQLAQVENVMVRAKEITINAINGALSTTDLATLADEIAQLRQQLLDSANAVVDGKYIFAGYMEDTKPFSENPAYDPALYDINDVTTWPYLYHGDNNPTRLEITPGEFLTTNLTGNELFMGITNAIASNGSTNPYQGESMTSGPISVGTPGDDITITTAATPPVVTTIPGTALTDTDNNYAAKVAGLFSQAGTGLIGTTNAASVNLGSLALNDFVDTEDTYSLDITAGGAAVSVTLDGPSGNYDFTLAGMASALANTAGVTNLTQTSGTLSNGVSYDISSGALVLTGPANGSEIELNETITDGVVTATLPTGGISGGDQTAYGTINVAPNSSTGVTLSGTGLADVGLTADTLNGASGRIDLFTILTRTEEAIRAGNFSDINGPGGSLAVQLENLEIGANQNRTLRSSLGARATRVESALLQREDAQIDLKQILSRYQDADIIKVYNDIIQKENAFEAALNVTGRVSRISILDYF; from the coding sequence ATGAAAGTTACCGAAAATTCGACCTACCGGTTGATGCAGACCAACCTCGACCGAATCACCAATGACCTTGCGGAACTCCGTAATCAAGGCGCAACCGGCCTCATCCTTAATAAGCCTTCGGATGATCCCGGTGCTATTCGGCCGGTGCTCACCACCAGATCACAATTAATGCAAAACGACCGGTATCTCGAAACCATGGGACAGGCCGGCGATAAGATGGCGGCTGCCGACGGTCAACTTGCCCAGGTTGAAAACGTCATGGTCCGGGCTAAAGAAATTACCATCAATGCCATCAATGGTGCGCTGAGCACAACCGATCTCGCAACCCTTGCCGATGAAATTGCCCAATTGCGCCAGCAATTGCTTGATTCGGCAAATGCAGTAGTCGATGGCAAATACATTTTTGCAGGGTACATGGAAGACACCAAACCATTTTCTGAAAACCCTGCATATGATCCGGCTCTATACGATATAAACGATGTTACTACCTGGCCCTATCTCTATCATGGAGATAACAATCCAACTCGGCTGGAAATAACCCCTGGCGAATTCCTGACAACAAATCTCACCGGCAACGAGCTGTTTATGGGCATTACCAACGCCATTGCCTCAAACGGATCTACCAATCCCTATCAAGGCGAGTCGATGACCTCTGGGCCGATAAGTGTTGGCACACCGGGCGACGATATCACCATTACCACCGCTGCCACACCGCCGGTGGTCACTACTATTCCCGGCACGGCCCTTACCGACACCGACAATAATTACGCCGCAAAGGTGGCCGGTCTTTTCAGCCAGGCCGGGACCGGCCTGATTGGTACGACTAACGCCGCAAGCGTCAATCTCGGGTCCCTGGCATTGAATGATTTCGTCGATACCGAAGATACCTACAGCCTTGATATTACCGCAGGAGGCGCCGCCGTCTCAGTAACCCTGGATGGCCCTTCCGGCAACTATGACTTTACCCTGGCGGGCATGGCTTCGGCCCTTGCCAATACTGCTGGTGTAACCAATCTCACCCAGACAAGCGGCACCCTGTCGAACGGCGTTTCCTACGATATTTCAAGCGGCGCCCTGGTGCTTACCGGTCCGGCCAACGGCTCGGAGATCGAACTCAACGAAACAATCACCGACGGCGTTGTCACCGCGACCCTGCCGACCGGCGGAATTTCCGGTGGCGACCAAACCGCCTACGGCACAATTAATGTTGCCCCCAACTCGTCAACCGGCGTGACCCTGTCCGGAACGGGACTCGCTGATGTTGGGCTGACCGCCGATACCCTGAATGGCGCTTCCGGCAGGATTGACCTCTTTACCATTCTGACACGCACAGAAGAGGCAATCCGGGCCGGCAATTTCAGTGATATCAACGGCCCTGGTGGATCTTTGGCGGTCCAGCTTGAAAACCTGGAGATAGGTGCAAATCAAAACCGGACCCTGCGCAGTTCTCTGGGTGCCAGAGCTACCCGTGTGGAGTCGGCACTCCTGCAGCGCGAAGATGCCCAAATAGACCTCAAACAAATCCTTTCACGCTACCAGGATGCGGATATCATCAAGGTGTATAACGATATTATCCAAAAAGAAAACGCCTTTGAGGCCGCCCTCAATGTTACCGGAAGAGTCTCTAGGATTTCGATTCTTGATTATTTTTAA
- the flgK gene encoding flagellar hook-associated protein FlgK, with protein MAGLLNALNAGKTSLEVNQKSIEITGNNISNVNTEGYSRQKAEFQTYPAMNFGNFFIGQGVKISNVSRDHDVFIDKQIERKANDFGYQDALTRPLSELERVFNVTEDNISTDIDVFFDSLQELSADPSDLVQRNNVILQGEVLSTSFNNAINDLNAITGNINDTLLSKLDEVNSQIREIADLNERIFTIEISGQSANSPRDQRDAVAKELAKTLGAQTTEDANGMLAVTLPGGLPLVQGILPMSISGEVIGSDLTLQLHAGGVTRDLNARNLGGAFQGLMSVRDTLIPELAGELDKLAYELSVQVNLQHQAGGALDSSTGNLLFNMPPNYVASPPGPAPTAAEYAGAARHIAVVITDPAKIAAGAAPDPGPPPGIVAPGDNRNALILSNIGDNYLINGVDSFTSLYGKITAKVGVESNQNQLSLKGAEDAMNQLENFRDGLVGVSLEEEMISLIQYQRGFESSAKFLSTVDEMMSTIIELRR; from the coding sequence ATGGCAGGTCTACTTAATGCACTCAACGCCGGCAAAACCTCTCTTGAAGTCAATCAGAAATCGATAGAGATTACCGGCAACAATATCTCCAATGTCAATACCGAAGGGTACTCACGGCAAAAGGCCGAGTTTCAGACCTATCCGGCGATGAACTTCGGAAATTTCTTTATCGGCCAGGGAGTGAAAATTTCCAACGTCAGCCGCGATCATGATGTATTCATCGACAAGCAGATCGAACGAAAGGCAAACGACTTTGGATACCAAGACGCATTAACCAGGCCTCTTTCAGAACTTGAACGCGTTTTCAACGTCACTGAAGACAATATCTCCACCGATATCGATGTTTTTTTTGATTCTCTGCAGGAATTGTCAGCCGACCCGAGCGACCTCGTGCAAAGAAACAATGTCATTCTCCAAGGGGAAGTGCTGTCAACCAGTTTCAATAACGCCATTAATGACCTCAACGCCATCACCGGGAATATCAATGATACGCTCCTTTCCAAACTTGATGAGGTAAATTCCCAAATACGGGAAATTGCCGACCTTAATGAACGCATTTTCACTATTGAGATTTCCGGTCAATCAGCAAATAGCCCGAGAGACCAGCGGGATGCGGTTGCCAAGGAATTAGCGAAAACCCTTGGTGCACAAACCACCGAGGATGCGAATGGCATGTTAGCAGTGACCCTTCCCGGCGGCTTACCGCTGGTGCAAGGCATTCTGCCGATGTCCATCTCCGGCGAGGTGATAGGATCGGATCTTACCCTTCAACTCCACGCAGGCGGGGTTACCAGGGATCTCAATGCCCGGAACCTAGGAGGAGCTTTTCAAGGACTAATGAGCGTCCGCGACACCTTAATCCCGGAACTGGCCGGAGAACTGGATAAGCTTGCCTATGAACTGAGCGTACAGGTAAACCTGCAGCATCAGGCCGGCGGAGCACTCGATTCAAGTACCGGGAATCTGTTATTTAACATGCCGCCCAATTACGTCGCATCTCCTCCCGGCCCGGCACCGACCGCGGCAGAATACGCCGGCGCTGCACGACACATCGCTGTCGTTATAACCGATCCGGCAAAGATCGCCGCAGGAGCTGCCCCCGATCCGGGCCCACCACCAGGCATAGTGGCCCCTGGCGACAACAGGAATGCCCTCATTCTTTCCAACATCGGTGATAATTACTTGATCAATGGCGTCGACAGTTTCACTTCACTTTACGGCAAAATTACCGCAAAAGTTGGTGTTGAAAGCAATCAAAATCAATTATCCCTGAAGGGCGCCGAAGACGCCATGAATCAACTGGAGAATTTCCGAGATGGCTTAGTCGGCGTATCCCTTGAGGAAGAGATGATCAGTCTCATTCAATACCAGAGAGGCTTTGAATCATCCGCCAAGTTTCTCTCTACAGTCGATGAGATGATGTCGACGATTATAGAGTTACGAAGATAG
- a CDS encoding WbqC family protein, whose product MSHKKLAIAQPTFLPWVGWFDLADQVDLFIVLDDVGFSKQSWQQRNRIRTQNGLEFLTVPVKTSGRLGQAIAECELVDQSFTVKMAKSLRTNYAKAAYFQNTFDEVVTILQTAARTNRLVELNCALISWMAERLGVTTEMVRASKLGVGGERGEHVAALCECVGADCYLSPAGAESYLVEDKHSFERRGIEVLIHVYEHPVYSQRFAPFIPFASALDLIFNLGPAAGEVMRSGRRSARAVSNDIQKGEEVDYEN is encoded by the coding sequence ATGAGTCACAAGAAACTTGCCATTGCGCAGCCAACCTTTCTCCCATGGGTGGGTTGGTTTGACTTAGCGGATCAGGTTGATTTGTTTATTGTTCTCGATGATGTTGGATTCTCAAAGCAATCCTGGCAGCAACGCAACCGCATCCGCACCCAAAATGGGCTGGAATTCCTCACAGTGCCAGTGAAGACCTCTGGTCGGCTCGGTCAGGCAATAGCGGAATGTGAGTTGGTTGACCAATCGTTTACTGTTAAGATGGCTAAATCTCTCCGAACCAACTACGCGAAGGCTGCATATTTTCAAAATACCTTTGATGAGGTCGTGACTATTTTGCAAACTGCTGCCCGCACGAATCGCTTGGTAGAACTTAACTGCGCCCTCATTTCCTGGATGGCTGAGAGGCTTGGTGTTACGACAGAGATGGTTAGAGCCAGCAAATTAGGGGTTGGTGGTGAGCGAGGTGAGCATGTTGCTGCCCTTTGTGAATGTGTCGGTGCGGATTGTTATCTGTCACCTGCTGGTGCTGAAAGCTACCTTGTTGAGGATAAACATTCATTTGAGAGGCGTGGCATTGAGGTTTTGATTCATGTATATGAGCATCCAGTGTACAGCCAGCGATTTGCTCCTTTCATACCATTCGCAAGTGCTTTGGATCTCATTTTTAATCTTGGCCCCGCTGCTGGTGAAGTGATGCGCTCAGGCCGGCGTTCGGCTAGAGCGGTTAGCAACGATATTCAAAAAGGTGAAGAAGTTGACTATGAAAATTGA
- a CDS encoding flagellar assembly protein FliW: MKKIVTRFGEVEYDPENLLHFPAGLIGLPNLRHFIVMPNKKEGPLFWIQSVDDPDIAFVLTDPTNFFLDYLVEPDPSERQSLHMEEGDEYFALSVVTVPPDQKITLNLAAPILFAPKSNRAIQVILQGSTYSSRTPLPK; encoded by the coding sequence ATGAAAAAGATTGTTACTCGCTTTGGGGAAGTGGAATACGATCCGGAAAATCTCCTCCATTTTCCGGCTGGATTGATCGGTTTGCCGAATCTCCGCCACTTTATCGTCATGCCCAACAAGAAAGAAGGCCCACTTTTTTGGATCCAGAGCGTTGATGACCCGGACATAGCCTTTGTGCTGACCGATCCGACAAACTTTTTTCTCGACTATCTTGTTGAACCGGATCCTTCCGAGCGTCAGAGCTTACATATGGAGGAAGGTGATGAATATTTTGCGCTCAGTGTCGTAACCGTTCCACCAGACCAAAAGATCACCCTGAATCTCGCCGCCCCGATACTCTTTGCGCCCAAATCCAATAGAGCTATTCAGGTGATTTTACAGGGTTCCACGTATTCTTCCCGGACTCCCCTTCCCAAATAA
- the fliD gene encoding flagellar filament capping protein FliD, protein MAEISFGGLATGLPTEDLVKSLMAIERKPIDRLEAKKESESIRLKAYAQLNSKLGSLRDAARDLSVTSRVRTTKVQLSSEEAISGTSNGAGIGSYNVAVTQLAQVQKTVTSGFDSDSAAVLGTGYFAIGDLAVVVDSSNNSLQGLAASINSLTDKTGVTASIINDGKDGGNYHLVLTGKDAATSFNLTYDLRNAQNAAIDLDETVRPAQKAIAYIDGIEVVSNSNTLTGVISGVTLNLNKVSEIITPATGDDPPVYATTNLNVVADTEALKEKISTFVSSYNAVMEWIASGYEVKTETADDTTDTTSDTDTKEDSLADYLRGDATVNDVKRKLQSTLSEAVAGSGTLQILSEIGLSTQADGTLLQNSAKLETALQSKFDDVVKLLAGEEAIDGVMKKFNTQLLEITSSTEGMYATKRDRYDSVVENLDLQIAQKEPMMEKIEARIRAQFNAMELLVSSLNSQSSYLTQQMDMLSNLSTGK, encoded by the coding sequence ATGGCAGAGATAAGTTTTGGTGGCCTTGCCACAGGTCTGCCCACAGAAGATCTCGTCAAGAGTTTGATGGCGATTGAGCGAAAGCCGATTGACCGGCTTGAGGCGAAAAAAGAAAGTGAATCCATCCGCCTTAAAGCCTACGCACAACTGAACAGCAAGCTTGGCAGTCTTCGCGATGCGGCGCGTGATTTAAGTGTCACCAGCAGAGTGAGGACTACCAAGGTTCAGTTAAGTTCCGAGGAAGCAATCAGCGGGACTTCCAACGGTGCTGGTATTGGCAGCTATAATGTCGCCGTGACGCAACTCGCCCAGGTTCAAAAAACCGTCACTTCTGGTTTCGATTCCGACTCTGCCGCAGTACTCGGCACTGGATACTTTGCAATAGGTGATTTGGCGGTGGTGGTAGACAGCAGCAATAACTCTCTCCAGGGGTTGGCTGCCTCGATCAACTCGCTTACAGATAAGACCGGGGTCACCGCCTCAATTATCAATGATGGCAAGGACGGTGGAAATTACCATCTGGTCCTTACCGGCAAGGATGCTGCTACAAGCTTTAATCTTACCTATGATTTACGCAATGCTCAAAACGCCGCCATCGATCTGGATGAAACAGTTCGTCCTGCTCAGAAGGCTATAGCCTATATTGATGGTATCGAGGTGGTCAGCAACAGCAATACCCTCACTGGGGTGATCTCCGGAGTGACACTCAATCTTAACAAAGTAAGTGAGATTATAACCCCGGCCACAGGTGACGATCCCCCGGTATACGCGACTACCAACCTGAATGTCGTTGCGGATACTGAGGCACTCAAGGAAAAAATTTCGACTTTTGTATCAAGTTACAATGCCGTTATGGAGTGGATAGCCTCCGGTTATGAAGTAAAGACCGAAACTGCTGATGATACGACTGATACAACAAGTGACACAGATACCAAAGAAGACTCCCTGGCCGATTATCTGCGAGGGGATGCGACGGTCAATGATGTTAAACGCAAACTTCAGTCAACCCTCAGCGAGGCAGTTGCTGGGAGTGGTACTCTGCAAATTCTCAGTGAAATAGGGCTTTCCACCCAGGCAGACGGGACACTCCTGCAAAATAGCGCTAAGTTAGAGACAGCTCTGCAATCAAAGTTCGACGATGTCGTGAAGCTGTTGGCTGGTGAGGAAGCGATTGACGGAGTTATGAAAAAATTCAATACCCAACTGCTGGAGATAACCTCCTCAACTGAGGGTATGTATGCCACGAAACGAGATCGATACGACAGTGTAGTAGAAAATCTTGATTTGCAGATAGCTCAGAAGGAACCGATGATGGAGAAAATTGAGGCTCGTATCCGGGCACAGTTCAATGCCATGGAGCTGCTGGTGAGCAGCCTTAATTCCCAGAGCTCGTATCTGACCCAGCAGATGGATATGCTGTCAAATCTCAGTACAGGAAAATAG
- the fliS gene encoding flagellar export chaperone FliS, with translation MNPYSINQYQNNHILTASPEQILLMLYDGAIRFTRQAIQGIEKDDMKAVHLGIKKSMAIITEFANSLNHDIGGEIAENLDALYSFMIRELTLANLQKDVEKLQAVEKLLVDLRATWGEAVELNKQQVVPAEKMIEQAAEHYRSGVPANYAPLSISR, from the coding sequence ATGAATCCATACTCTATTAATCAATATCAGAATAATCATATATTAACTGCATCTCCTGAGCAGATCCTCCTGATGCTCTACGATGGCGCGATACGTTTTACTCGGCAGGCTATTCAAGGCATTGAAAAAGATGACATGAAAGCCGTGCACCTTGGTATCAAAAAATCCATGGCGATTATCACCGAATTCGCAAATTCTCTTAATCACGACATTGGTGGGGAAATCGCCGAGAATTTGGATGCACTCTACAGTTTCATGATTCGCGAACTCACTCTTGCCAATCTTCAGAAAGATGTTGAGAAGTTACAGGCGGTTGAGAAATTGCTTGTGGATTTGCGCGCAACCTGGGGAGAGGCTGTGGAGCTCAATAAACAACAGGTTGTGCCGGCGGAAAAAATGATTGAGCAGGCAGCAGAACATTACCGGTCTGGAGTTCCGGCAAACTATGCACCTTTGTCGATATCCCGCTGA
- a CDS encoding flagellar protein FlaG: MQVEAINTTGTPTQQLPKAAEYVDAGRKQLKKGQPELESGGSSTKKNIQPEELLNQIKSITEDGLYSVRFEKSQEFDELVVKIVDSQTDEVIRQVPAEEILGVRASLAELRGQIVDTVR, translated from the coding sequence ATGCAAGTTGAAGCCATTAACACCACGGGCACTCCGACGCAGCAGCTGCCAAAAGCGGCTGAATATGTTGATGCCGGTCGCAAACAGTTAAAAAAAGGTCAACCAGAGCTGGAATCTGGTGGTTCATCCACCAAGAAGAATATCCAGCCGGAAGAATTGCTCAACCAGATAAAGTCCATCACCGAGGATGGTTTGTACTCCGTGCGCTTTGAAAAAAGCCAGGAGTTTGATGAGCTGGTTGTAAAAATTGTCGATTCACAAACGGACGAGGTTATCCGCCAGGTTCCCGCCGAAGAAATTCTTGGGGTGAGAGCCAGTTTGGCTGAATTGCGCGGGCAGATCGTCGACACCGTTCGCTGA
- a CDS encoding DUF115 domain-containing protein: protein MSTPLEGQEIAKESAANTSNPQISLSILPDSFRNDMFEDNMAYFRESQAAIFNSMVHHTSKEYRLCSNPDGSPNIIEMKSKMPLYRAYTMENILKFIQTSINSMPCNALIIDTFIGGLDEIWKKNNPIQYGMVSKLYNEGIFKDLALSAKDLSPLKGFNNDYMPFIRLYGIGLGYHITELIKSKNISFMTIYEPHPDLFYTSLFTVPWRLIFKYFDTKGKGLNLVLGGTPENAVRSNTVFINQRLGPLTTLFYRLNHLSSSQSKELIRIEPQADAIERSQSDAGWYEDQRLGFYLSARNIRKENKFYSGKKTKLFFRAFIVGAGPSLNETLQYIKTHQQDAVIVSCGSAITPLLRAGIVPDYEVVQERVWQFEKHEEKHDLDLVKKITLLKLNVVSPRIDRFYKDTLVFQKYRDPGSSLLEGNYPVTTAVNPTVTNAGISMCAALGADEVYLFGVDYGAPKDSEKMHADNTIYDDTNIDDSVESKTHFDLPGNLGAQIKTDTVLSWSHHTTEMKIAEFPKIQWINVGEGAFIKGAAPLAPENLPVKFKKKIDKKNLLNEISACFNNKYSSSTVLNRLKTTQMQQIDEYFRALSGFTIATPQTRDEITNVLTLLYKAVNTGKEKTGYLPSSLLPYGFIQFINNVYIQCSLAKTDKSAVEFFRKAMIILEDYIANIAADLKKIMQYLELDEEIDLIETWYYSAKV, encoded by the coding sequence ATGTCAACGCCACTTGAAGGACAAGAAATAGCAAAGGAATCTGCTGCCAATACCAGCAACCCTCAAATCAGCTTAAGTATTCTCCCCGATTCCTTTAGAAACGACATGTTTGAAGACAATATGGCGTATTTTCGAGAATCCCAAGCTGCCATTTTTAACTCTATGGTCCATCACACAAGCAAGGAATACAGGCTTTGCAGCAACCCGGATGGCAGCCCGAATATCATCGAAATGAAGAGCAAAATGCCGCTTTACCGGGCATATACTATGGAAAACATTCTTAAATTTATCCAAACAAGTATCAACAGCATGCCATGCAACGCCTTGATCATTGACACCTTTATCGGTGGGCTCGATGAAATTTGGAAAAAAAACAATCCAATTCAGTATGGAATGGTCTCAAAGCTGTACAATGAGGGAATATTTAAAGATTTGGCACTTTCCGCAAAAGACCTTTCACCTTTAAAAGGCTTCAACAATGATTACATGCCCTTTATTCGTCTTTACGGAATCGGCCTGGGCTATCACATCACCGAGCTGATTAAATCCAAGAATATCAGCTTCATGACCATCTACGAACCGCATCCGGACTTATTTTATACCTCGCTTTTTACCGTTCCATGGAGGCTAATTTTTAAATATTTCGACACCAAGGGCAAAGGACTCAATCTTGTTTTAGGAGGAACGCCGGAAAATGCAGTGCGGAGCAACACAGTTTTTATCAACCAGAGACTTGGACCACTCACCACCCTTTTCTATCGCCTCAACCACCTTTCTTCCAGCCAATCCAAAGAACTCATAAGAATTGAGCCTCAAGCAGATGCCATCGAAAGGTCTCAATCTGATGCAGGATGGTACGAAGATCAACGGCTTGGATTCTACCTGAGCGCTAGAAATATTAGAAAAGAAAACAAGTTTTACTCCGGCAAAAAGACGAAGCTCTTTTTCCGGGCATTTATTGTCGGGGCCGGCCCCTCTCTAAACGAAACGTTACAGTATATCAAGACACACCAGCAAGATGCAGTGATAGTTTCCTGTGGTTCAGCAATTACCCCGCTTCTCAGGGCAGGTATTGTTCCGGATTACGAGGTCGTGCAAGAGCGTGTCTGGCAGTTTGAGAAACACGAGGAAAAACATGATCTTGATTTGGTGAAAAAGATAACCCTGCTAAAACTTAATGTCGTTAGCCCAAGGATTGACAGGTTCTATAAAGACACCTTAGTGTTTCAGAAATACCGGGACCCGGGTTCGTCGCTGCTGGAGGGGAATTACCCTGTCACTACAGCAGTTAATCCAACTGTTACCAATGCGGGCATTTCCATGTGTGCGGCCCTCGGTGCCGATGAGGTCTATCTGTTCGGCGTAGATTACGGTGCGCCCAAAGATAGTGAGAAGATGCACGCAGACAATACAATATATGATGATACAAATATCGACGACAGTGTGGAGTCAAAAACACATTTTGATTTACCGGGCAATCTGGGTGCCCAGATTAAAACCGATACTGTCTTGTCGTGGTCACATCACACAACGGAAATGAAAATTGCGGAGTTCCCAAAGATACAATGGATCAACGTCGGCGAGGGAGCTTTTATAAAAGGGGCTGCGCCACTGGCACCGGAAAACCTTCCGGTAAAATTTAAGAAAAAAATAGATAAGAAGAACCTGCTTAATGAAATTTCCGCATGCTTTAACAACAAGTATTCTTCCAGCACCGTTCTCAACCGCTTAAAAACAACGCAAATGCAGCAAATTGATGAATACTTTCGGGCATTATCGGGCTTCACCATTGCTACCCCTCAAACCAGGGATGAAATCACTAATGTCCTGACGCTCTTATATAAAGCCGTGAATACTGGAAAAGAAAAAACAGGATATCTCCCGTCATCGCTTCTCCCCTATGGCTTTATTCAATTCATCAATAATGTTTATATCCAGTGCTCCTTAGCAAAGACCGATAAATCAGCGGTGGAATTTTTTAGAAAGGCGATGATAATCCTTGAAGATTATATCGCAAATATTGCGGCTGATTTGAAGAAAATCATGCAATATCTTGAGCTTGACGAAGAAATTGATTTGATCGAAACCTGGTATTACAGCGCAAAGGTATAG
- the csrA gene encoding carbon storage regulator CsrA, with amino-acid sequence MLVLTRKLGEGIVIGDDVTVTIVEMKGGNVRIGIEAPQDMKIYRQEVFDRIALENKDASQWDMHDLDRISDNLIVRKVKK; translated from the coding sequence ATGCTGGTTCTTACCAGGAAACTCGGTGAAGGTATTGTTATCGGCGACGATGTGACAGTCACCATTGTTGAAATGAAGGGGGGCAATGTTCGAATAGGTATTGAAGCCCCGCAAGACATGAAAATCTATCGTCAGGAAGTTTTTGACCGGATTGCCCTGGAAAACAAAGACGCCAGCCAATGGGACATGCATGATCTCGACAGGATCAGCGATAACCTCATCGTACGAAAAGTGAAAAAATGA
- the pseI gene encoding pseudaminic acid synthase, giving the protein MKIDNREIGTGCQPYIIAEMSANHNGNIENAFRIIEAAKKSGADSVKLQTYRPDTITLNCDAEEFQIHGGLWDGKTLYQLYEEAHTPWEWHAPLFEHARKLGITVFSTPFDNTAVDLLENLNAPAYKIASFEVVDLPLIRYVASTGKPMIISTGMASPAEIQDAIDVARNGGCQDLALLHCVSGYPAPAEDYNLLTIPDMAKSFGVVTGLSDHTLGNATAIAAAALGASIIEKHFTLDRKGGGPDDSFSIEPDELAALCRDTKTAWQALGKVDYGCKSSEQGNVKYRRSLYFVKDLQAGEVITADAVRSVRPGLGLEPRYLDAIIGKRLNTGVKINTPVKLGVIDM; this is encoded by the coding sequence ATGAAAATTGACAATCGCGAAATCGGTACAGGGTGCCAACCTTATATTATTGCGGAGATGTCAGCCAACCATAACGGCAATATTGAAAACGCCTTCAGGATTATTGAGGCGGCTAAAAAGTCGGGGGCCGATTCGGTCAAGTTACAGACATATCGTCCCGACACCATTACCCTGAACTGCGATGCTGAGGAGTTCCAAATTCATGGTGGTTTGTGGGATGGCAAGACACTGTATCAGTTATATGAAGAAGCCCATACACCCTGGGAATGGCATGCACCATTGTTCGAGCATGCACGCAAGCTTGGGATCACTGTTTTCAGCACGCCCTTTGATAATACTGCCGTTGATTTATTGGAAAATCTGAATGCACCCGCATACAAAATCGCATCCTTTGAGGTGGTTGATTTGCCGCTGATCAGATATGTAGCGAGCACCGGCAAGCCCATGATCATCTCAACGGGTATGGCAAGTCCTGCGGAGATTCAAGATGCCATTGATGTTGCACGTAACGGTGGCTGTCAGGACCTTGCACTACTGCATTGCGTCAGTGGCTATCCCGCACCGGCCGAAGACTATAATTTGCTCACCATCCCGGACATGGCGAAGAGTTTTGGCGTGGTGACCGGACTTTCCGATCACACTCTCGGTAACGCCACGGCCATTGCAGCTGCGGCTTTAGGTGCGTCAATCATCGAAAAACACTTTACGCTTGATCGTAAAGGTGGAGGCCCGGACGACAGTTTTTCCATAGAGCCCGATGAACTGGCGGCTTTGTGCCGAGACACGAAGACGGCGTGGCAGGCCCTCGGGAAAGTGGATTATGGTTGCAAATCAAGCGAGCAAGGGAACGTCAAATATAGGAGATCGCTTTATTTTGTTAAGGATTTGCAGGCTGGAGAGGTGATCACGGCCGATGCGGTGCGGAGCGTACGACCCGGTCTTGGGCTTGAGCCGAGATATTTGGACGCCATTATCGGGAAGAGATTGAATACCGGCGTAAAAATTAATACACCGGTTAAGCTGGGTGTAATTGATATGTAA